The Corynebacterium tuberculostearicum genome window below encodes:
- a CDS encoding sensor histidine kinase: MEDSQETQDQAPAPAAARPQSMWHEGLGQGEGEGKSPKRRMFSQIPQAMPLRTWLVILLVVVSGLGITGSSFAVNSIMRNVLFNNVDDELRSASTTWGRDISNDFFIGDHTKRPPTEYVVLNYLPDGTIRYSGPSSTTPNAEKIPLGGYPTTVGSIENNTKWRALAFADSNGVITVIAKDMTHEKEILHGLAMVQVTIAAIALAAIAAVGFWFIRRALRPLRVVEKTASEIAAGDLDKRVPKWPLHTEVGQLAAALNIMLGQLQRSVVRAQEKEEQMRRFVGDASHELRTPLTSLRGYTELYRSGATKDVDLVFSKIDDESKRMSLLVEDLLALTRAEGTRLDLHPVDLLELALSVGSSARAAFPGREIKVANDAKSIPVVNGDASRLHQVLLNLVTNGIRHGGEDAAVTLRLRREANDVLVDVSDDGKGMSQEDAAHIFERFYRADTSRTRDTGGSGLGLAIVHSLVEQHGGSISVDSELGRGTTFTVRLPALADAPSEP; the protein is encoded by the coding sequence ATGGAAGATTCACAGGAGACCCAGGACCAGGCGCCTGCACCGGCGGCGGCGCGCCCGCAGTCCATGTGGCATGAGGGCCTGGGGCAAGGCGAAGGGGAGGGAAAGTCCCCCAAGCGGCGGATGTTTTCCCAGATTCCACAGGCCATGCCGCTGCGGACGTGGCTGGTCATCCTCCTCGTCGTGGTCTCCGGGCTCGGCATTACGGGCTCGTCCTTTGCGGTGAATTCCATCATGCGCAACGTGCTCTTCAACAACGTCGATGATGAGCTGCGCTCCGCGTCGACCACATGGGGGCGCGATATCAGCAATGACTTTTTCATCGGCGATCACACCAAGCGCCCGCCTACCGAATACGTGGTGCTGAACTACCTGCCCGATGGCACCATCCGCTACTCGGGACCATCGTCGACTACCCCGAATGCGGAGAAGATCCCGCTCGGCGGCTACCCCACCACCGTGGGGTCCATCGAGAACAACACCAAGTGGCGCGCGCTCGCCTTCGCGGATTCCAACGGCGTCATCACGGTCATTGCCAAGGATATGACCCACGAGAAGGAAATCCTGCACGGCCTAGCCATGGTCCAAGTGACCATTGCCGCCATCGCCCTGGCTGCCATTGCGGCCGTGGGTTTCTGGTTTATCCGCAGGGCGTTGCGGCCGCTGCGGGTGGTGGAAAAGACGGCGTCAGAAATCGCGGCAGGTGACCTAGACAAGCGAGTTCCCAAGTGGCCGTTGCACACCGAGGTGGGCCAGTTGGCCGCCGCACTCAATATCATGCTGGGGCAGCTGCAGCGCTCCGTCGTGCGCGCGCAGGAGAAAGAGGAACAGATGCGTCGCTTCGTCGGCGATGCCTCGCATGAGCTGCGCACGCCGCTGACCAGCCTGCGCGGCTATACCGAGCTCTATCGCTCGGGCGCCACCAAAGACGTGGATCTGGTCTTTTCTAAGATCGATGATGAGTCCAAGCGCATGTCCCTGCTGGTGGAGGACCTGTTGGCTCTTACCCGCGCCGAGGGGACGCGCCTAGACCTGCACCCCGTAGACCTGCTGGAGCTGGCCCTGTCCGTGGGCTCTTCCGCGCGTGCCGCCTTCCCCGGCCGCGAGATTAAGGTGGCCAATGATGCCAAGTCCATCCCGGTGGTCAATGGCGATGCCAGCCGCCTGCATCAGGTGCTGCTCAACCTGGTGACCAACGGCATCCGCCACGGCGGCGAGGATGCCGCGGTGACGCTGCGCCTGCGCCGCGAGGCCAATGATGTACTGGTCGATGTCAGCGATGATGGCAAGGGCATGTCCCAGGAAGATGCGGCGCATATCTTCGAGCGCTTTTACCGCGCCGATACCTCGCGCACCCGCGATACCGGCGGCTCCGGCCTGGGCTTGGCCATCGTCCACTCCCTAGTGGAGCAGCACGGTGGCAGCATTAGCGTCGACTCCGAGCTCGGCCGCGGCACCACCTTTACGGTGCGCCTGCCCGCGCTTGCCGACGCCCCCTCTGAGCCCTAG
- a CDS encoding response regulator transcription factor: MEDTKLAKVLVVDDEPNIVELLTISLKFQDFEVYSANSGNEALRIAREVNPDAYILDVMMPGMDGFELLGKLRQEGLDGPVLYLTAKDGVDQRIHGLTIGADDYVTKPFSLEEVITRLRVIMRRGGAAEESTNDATMSYADLTLNDDTHEVTKAGELIELSPTEFNLLRYLMQNKEVVLSKSKILDNVWHYDFGGDGNVVESYISYLRRKIDTGETQLIHTVRGVGYVLRTPRS, encoded by the coding sequence ATGGAAGACACTAAACTCGCCAAGGTTCTTGTCGTCGATGACGAACCCAATATTGTGGAGCTGCTTACCATATCGCTGAAGTTCCAGGACTTCGAGGTTTACAGCGCCAATTCCGGTAACGAGGCGCTGCGCATTGCCCGTGAAGTAAACCCAGATGCCTACATCCTGGACGTCATGATGCCGGGTATGGATGGCTTCGAGCTGCTGGGCAAGCTGCGTCAAGAAGGCCTGGACGGCCCGGTGCTCTACCTCACCGCTAAGGACGGTGTGGACCAGCGCATCCACGGACTGACCATCGGCGCGGATGATTACGTGACCAAGCCATTTAGCCTGGAAGAAGTTATCACCCGCCTGCGCGTCATTATGCGCCGCGGCGGCGCGGCGGAAGAATCCACCAACGACGCCACCATGAGCTACGCGGATCTAACGCTCAATGATGACACCCATGAGGTCACCAAGGCCGGTGAGCTCATCGAGCTTTCGCCCACCGAGTTCAACCTCCTGCGCTACCTGATGCAAAACAAGGAAGTGGTGCTGTCTAAGTCCAAGATTTTGGACAACGTGTGGCACTACGATTTCGGCGGCGATGGCAACGTGGTCGAGTCCTATATCTCTTACCTTCGCCGCAAGATCGATACCGGCGAGACGCAGCTGATCCACACTGTGCGCGGCGTGGGTTATGTGCTGCGCACCCCGCGCTCCTAA
- a CDS encoding pyruvate dehydrogenase yields the protein MARNYAEQLVDTLEKQGVERIYGLVGDSLNPIVDAVRRSSIEWIHVRNEEAAAFAAEADSLTTGKLAVCAASCGPGNTHLIQGLYDAHRNGAKVLALASHIPSRQIGSKFFQETHPEAIFQECSGYCEMVNSAEQGGVVLHHAIQSSMAGNGVSVLVIPGDVSMQDAEDDSFVESKISAGRPVVFPDPAEAAALTQAINEANSVTLFVGAGVKDAREQVLKLAEKIKAPIGHALGGKMYIQYENPFDVGMNGLLGYGAAHEATHEADLLILLGTDFPYNDFLPDANVAQVDINGSHIGRRTKISYPVTGDVAATIENILPHVDEKKDRSFLDKMLKKHYGKLEHVVEAYTSNVDKHTPIHPEYVADLIDKNADEDAIFTVDTGMCNVWGARYITANGKREQIGSFRHGTMANALPQALGAQAANPGRQVITFSGDGGLSMLMGELLTVKLHNLPIKMFVFNNSSLGMVKLEMLVQGLPEHETDHDSVNFAKIAEASGIKHFRIEDPKDAPEQIKKALAYNGPALIDVVTDPNALSLPPTLTIEQLMGFSKAATRTVLDGGVGQMITMAKSNLRNIPRPQDF from the coding sequence ATGGCACGTAACTATGCAGAACAGCTAGTTGACACCCTGGAAAAGCAGGGTGTCGAGCGCATTTATGGCCTCGTCGGTGACTCCCTGAACCCGATCGTGGATGCCGTTCGTCGCTCCTCCATCGAGTGGATTCACGTCCGCAACGAGGAAGCAGCAGCCTTCGCTGCCGAGGCAGATTCCCTGACCACCGGCAAGCTGGCCGTATGTGCCGCATCCTGCGGCCCGGGCAATACCCACCTGATCCAGGGCCTGTACGACGCCCACCGCAACGGCGCCAAGGTGCTGGCACTGGCTTCCCACATCCCATCTCGCCAGATCGGCTCCAAGTTCTTCCAGGAGACCCACCCAGAGGCAATCTTCCAGGAGTGCTCTGGCTACTGCGAGATGGTCAACTCCGCTGAGCAGGGCGGCGTTGTCCTGCACCACGCCATCCAGTCCAGCATGGCCGGCAATGGCGTATCCGTCCTCGTTATCCCGGGTGACGTTTCCATGCAGGACGCTGAGGATGACTCCTTCGTCGAGTCCAAGATCTCTGCTGGCCGCCCGGTCGTCTTCCCGGATCCGGCCGAGGCCGCTGCCCTGACCCAGGCCATCAACGAGGCTAATTCCGTGACCCTCTTCGTCGGCGCCGGCGTCAAGGACGCCCGCGAGCAGGTGCTCAAGCTGGCCGAGAAGATCAAGGCTCCTATCGGCCACGCCCTGGGTGGCAAGATGTACATCCAGTACGAGAACCCGTTCGACGTAGGCATGAACGGCCTGCTGGGCTACGGTGCGGCACACGAGGCCACTCACGAGGCTGACCTGCTCATCCTGCTGGGTACCGACTTCCCGTACAACGACTTCCTGCCGGATGCCAACGTGGCACAGGTGGACATCAACGGCTCCCACATCGGCCGCCGCACCAAGATTTCCTACCCGGTTACCGGTGACGTCGCCGCCACCATCGAGAACATCTTGCCGCACGTGGACGAGAAGAAGGATCGCTCCTTCCTAGACAAGATGCTTAAGAAGCACTACGGCAAGCTGGAGCACGTCGTTGAGGCTTATACCTCCAACGTGGACAAGCACACCCCGATCCACCCGGAGTACGTTGCTGACCTCATTGACAAGAATGCCGATGAGGATGCCATCTTCACCGTCGATACCGGCATGTGCAACGTGTGGGGCGCTCGCTACATCACCGCCAACGGCAAGCGCGAGCAGATCGGCTCCTTCCGCCACGGCACCATGGCCAACGCCCTGCCACAGGCACTGGGTGCACAGGCCGCTAACCCGGGCCGCCAGGTCATCACCTTCTCCGGTGACGGCGGACTGTCCATGCTGATGGGTGAGCTGCTCACCGTGAAGCTGCACAACCTGCCTATCAAGATGTTCGTGTTCAACAACTCTTCCCTGGGCATGGTCAAGCTGGAGATGCTGGTGCAGGGTCTGCCGGAGCACGAGACCGACCACGATTCCGTCAACTTTGCCAAGATTGCAGAGGCTTCCGGCATCAAGCACTTCCGCATCGAGGATCCGAAGGACGCACCGGAGCAGATCAAGAAGGCGCTGGCTTATAACGGCCCGGCTCTTATCGACGTCGTTACTGACCCCAACGCCCTCTCCCTGCCACCGACGCTGACCATCGAGCAGCTCATGGGCTTCTCCAAGGCTGCCACCCGCACCGTTCTGGACGGTGGCGTTGGCCAGATGATCACCATGGCAAAGTCCAACCTGCGCAATATCCCGCGCCCGCAGGACTTCTAA